The Micromonospora sp. NBC_01740 genome includes a window with the following:
- a CDS encoding Hsp20/alpha crystallin family protein, whose product MSEQSGGTGRGWRGRQQGWDPMGELQSLRSELRRLVGGRAGPPDVEMAETADGWEVVVRLPGVAPEEVAVELDDRELCVRARSEAEVNADHGIPGGFETRGFEYRVDLPSRVDPDSIDAVMDHGLLRVRLPRAARPAPRTITVGRTGPRPAGPDGGTPSVLDPAADREMHHPDIAVGETDRP is encoded by the coding sequence TGGGATCCGATGGGCGAACTCCAGTCGCTGCGTTCGGAGCTGCGCCGGCTGGTCGGGGGCCGGGCCGGGCCGCCGGACGTCGAGATGGCCGAGACCGCCGACGGCTGGGAGGTCGTGGTGCGGCTGCCCGGGGTGGCGCCGGAGGAGGTGGCCGTCGAACTGGACGACCGCGAGCTCTGCGTCCGGGCCCGCTCCGAGGCCGAGGTCAACGCCGACCACGGCATCCCCGGCGGCTTCGAGACCAGGGGCTTCGAGTACCGGGTCGACCTGCCGTCCCGGGTGGACCCGGACAGCATCGACGCGGTCATGGACCACGGCCTGCTCCGGGTGCGGCTGCCCCGGGCCGCCCGGCCCGCGCCGCGCACCATCACCGTCGGCCGCACCGGCCCCCGACCCGCCGGCCCCGACGGGGGTACGCCGAGCGTCCTCGACCCGGCCGCGGACCGGGAGATGCACCACCCGGACATCGCCGTCGGCGAGACCGACCGGCCGTAA
- a CDS encoding glycosyltransferase family 9 protein has protein sequence MGTPNLLGPASGRVPDVERIAVLRANALGDFIFVLPALEALRAAYPEAEIVLLGAPWHAKFWRDRPGPVDRVLVVPPAPGIRGPDPGEPESTLDDFLAAARGERFDLALQLHGGGANSNPFVAALGARVTAGLRAEDAPPLDRWIRYVYYQQEVIRYLEVAGLVGAGATTIVPALAVTDADRAEAAEVLGPAERPRVALHPGATDTRRRWPAERFAEVARELVGDGYEVLITGTPAEQDVVDRVVAAAGVPVRPQVGTLSLGGLAGCYAGCELVVSNDTGPLHLAAAVGTATVGIYWVGNLITVANLLRGRHRPISSWTVLCPVCGVDCTPGIYPHRPGDGECPHRDSFVTDVPVVEVLEAARELLRPEPGAS, from the coding sequence GTGGGCACCCCGAACCTGCTCGGCCCGGCCAGCGGCCGCGTGCCCGACGTCGAGCGGATCGCCGTGCTGCGCGCCAACGCGCTCGGGGACTTCATCTTCGTCCTGCCGGCGCTGGAGGCGCTGCGGGCCGCGTACCCGGAAGCGGAGATCGTGCTGCTCGGCGCGCCGTGGCACGCGAAGTTCTGGCGCGACCGGCCCGGGCCGGTGGACCGCGTGCTGGTGGTGCCGCCCGCGCCGGGGATCCGGGGTCCCGATCCGGGCGAGCCGGAGTCGACGCTTGACGACTTCCTGGCCGCGGCCCGTGGGGAACGCTTCGACCTGGCGTTGCAGCTGCACGGCGGCGGGGCCAACTCCAACCCGTTCGTCGCCGCCCTCGGGGCGCGGGTCACCGCCGGGCTGCGCGCCGAGGACGCGCCGCCGCTGGACCGCTGGATCCGGTACGTCTACTACCAGCAGGAGGTGATCCGCTACCTGGAGGTGGCCGGCCTGGTCGGCGCGGGCGCCACCACGATCGTCCCGGCGCTGGCCGTGACCGACGCCGACCGGGCCGAGGCGGCCGAGGTGCTCGGCCCGGCGGAGCGGCCGAGAGTGGCGCTGCACCCCGGCGCCACCGACACCCGCCGCCGGTGGCCCGCCGAACGCTTCGCCGAGGTGGCCCGCGAACTGGTCGGCGACGGGTACGAGGTGCTGATCACGGGCACGCCCGCCGAGCAGGACGTGGTGGACCGGGTGGTCGCGGCGGCCGGGGTGCCGGTCCGGCCGCAGGTGGGCACACTCAGCCTCGGCGGCCTGGCCGGCTGCTACGCCGGCTGCGAGCTGGTGGTCTCCAACGACACCGGGCCACTGCACCTGGCCGCCGCCGTGGGCACCGCGACCGTCGGCATCTACTGGGTCGGCAACCTGATCACGGTGGCGAACCTGCTGCGCGGCCGGCACCGGCCGATCAGCTCGTGGACGGTGCTCTGCCCGGTCTGCGGCGTGGACTGCACCCCGGGCATCTACCCGCACCGCCCCGGCGACGGCGAGTGCCCGCACCGGGACTCCTTCGTCACCGACGTGCCGGTGGTCGAGGTCCTGGAGGCGGCCCGCGAGCTGCTCCGCCCGGAGCCCGGCGCCTCCTGA